Sequence from the Nocardioides exalbidus genome:
GAGGCGCCACCCCTCGTCGGTCTGGCGGACGAACTCCTTCGCCTCGAGCCGGCGCAGCGCACCCTGCGTCGTGCGGAGCGGGAGCCCGCACCGCCGTGCGATCGAGTCGACGGGCGCCGGCTCGCTCACGGGCACCCACTCCACGACCTGCCGCTCGGTCGGCGTGAGGTCGTCGCGCGGACGCGACTCGCCGCGCGGCGGATCGAGGAGGTGCTCCCCCGCCGCACCGACCTGCTCGAGGACCTCGGCGCCGTGGGTCACCACCGTGCCGCGACCCTCGCGCAGGAAGTTGTTGACGCCCTTCGAGGTGTAGCTCGTGACGGGTCCCGGCACGCACATCACCCGGCGGCTGAGGCTCTCGGCCCAGCCGGCCGTGTTGAGGGCGCCGCTGCGCAGGGCGGCCTCGACCACGACCGTGCCGGCGGTCATCGCGGCGATCAGCCGGTTGCGGGCCAGGAACCGGGGACGCGTCGGCGCCGACCCGGGCGGCTGCTCGGACACGACGGCGAACTCGGCCGCGAGGTGCTGGAGGAGGAGCCGGTTCTGGGCGGGATAGACCCGGTCGACGCCGCAGGCCAGCACCGCTGCGGTGACGCCGTCGGCCGAGAGGGTCGCGTCGTGCGCCTCGAAGTCGATCCCCAGCGCACCGCCCGACACCACCGGCACACCGGCGAGCGCGAGGTGCTCACAGACCGACCGCGTCATCTCGACGCCGTAGACGGAGGCAGCGCGCGAGCCGACCACGGCCACGGAGGTCGCGAGCTCGGTGAGCGGCATCGGCCCCCTCACCCACAACCCGGGTGGCGTGCCGCCGAACCCGTCGGCGGTGATGCAGTCGTCGAGCGCGTCGAGGCCGGTCGGCCACTCGGGGTCGCCCGGCACCAGGAACCGGATGCCGCACCGCGCGGCCTGGTCGAGCTGGCGGGCGGGGTCGACCTCGGCCAGTCGCTGCGCCAGCATCTCGCCGACGTCGCCCGGGCCTGCGGACAGGGACTTCTCCAGCGCGCGCTCGGCTCCCATCGCGAGCACGAGCGCCGAGGTCGTGCCGTCGCCCGGCTCGACCGCACAGCTCAACGCCACCCGGGCGAGCCGGTCCGCCTCCGGGACCGGGTGCGCCGGGTCTCCCACCGGCGACCCCGACCGCAGGTGTGCGGCGCTCACGACGCCATCCGGACGACGTGGGCGGGGAGCGAGCGCGAGGAGTCGTCGGACCTCAGGGTGAGGGCGATGTCGGCCTCGCGCACGCCCGGGCAATCGACGCCGGCGCAGTCGGCGACCGTCCACGCGAGGCGCTGGACGCGGGTCATGCCACGCCGGGTGAGGGTGCCCGCGGAGAGCGCCTCGTCGACGAGGCGCTGGCCGTCGGGCTCCAGCGGCCAGTGCTCCGCCAGGACCGGGCCGGGGCACGAGGCGTTGAGCAGCCAGGGGCAGTGGCGGTAGCGGCGAGCCTGCCGCAGGCGGGCCTCGGCCACGCGGAGGCGGACGTCGGCGGAGGTCTCCGGCTCGGGGAGGAACGTCGAGCGGCGGTGTTCCTGGGGCCGCACCTCCATCCAGATGTCGACGCGGTCGAGGATCGGTCCGGTGAGCTTGCGCCGGTAGTGGGCGCGCTGCTGCTCGGTGCAGTCGCAGCCGCCACCGGACAGGCCGTGGAAGTTGCCGCACGGGCAGGGGTTGGCCGCGAGCACCACGAGCGAGCGCGCCGGGTAGGTCGCGGACTCCTCGCCGCGGGCGATGGTCACCTCCCCCGACTCCATCGGCTGGCGCATCGCCTCGATCACGTCCGCGCGGAAGTGCGGGAACTCGTCGAGGAACAGCACGCCGTGGTGGGCCAGGCTCACCTGCCCCGGCCGCACCCGCCCGGTGCCGCCACCGAGCACGCTCGCGGCGGTCGCGGAGTGGTGCGGGGCGAACCACGGCGGCCGATGGAGCAGCCCGCTGCCCTCGGGCAGGGTGCCGGCGACGGAGTGGAGGGCGGTCACCTCGAGCGCCTGCTCGGTGGTGAGGTCGGGCAGGATCGACGGGATCCGCTCGGCGACGGACGTCTTGCCGGTCCCGCGCGGTCCGATGAGCATCGTCGGGTGCCCGCCCGCCGCGGCGACCTCGACCGCGTAGCGGACGTCGTCCAGGCCGTCGAGGTCGGCGAGGTCGAGCTCGGCCAGCCGGTCCTCCCCTCGCCAGGTGGCGAGCGGGCTGGCGGACGGTGCGACCACCGGGTCGGCCTCGGGCACCTCGACGTCGCGGAGCACGGCCGAGACCTGGGCCAGGGAGCGGACACCGAAGACGGTCATGCCGGGCACGAGCGCTGCCTCGGCTGCCTGCGGCTCCGGGACGAAGACCCGGTCGATGCCGTGCGCAGCGGCCGCGATGACCATCGGCAGGATGCCCGGCACGGGGCGCAGCCCACCGGAGACCGACAGCTCCCCGATGAACGCCCACCCGGCGAGGTGCTCGGGCTGGAGGTCCTGGTGCTGCTTGTCGGCGGCCAGCACCGCGACCGCGATGGCCACGTCGTAGTGGGTGCCGCCCTTGGGCAGGTCGGCCGGCGCGAGCAGGATCGTGACCCGCTTGGTGGCCGGCCACCGGCCGCAGTCGTTGTTGATCGCCATCCGCACCCGGTCGCGGGCCTCGGACAAGCCCTTGTCGACCCGGCCGATGATCGCGGTGCCGGGCACGCCGGGCGACACGTCGACCTGGACGTCGATGACGTGGCCGTCCGCCCCCTTGAGCGCCAATGAGCGCGCTGTCGAGAACGCCATCAGCCGGCCCCCTCGACGTGCTCGATCTCGACCGGGCCACCGCGCGGCGCTAGCACCCCGACCAGGTCGACGCGCACGTCGTCGGGGTGGCAGTCGTGGACCCGGAGCCAGCGGGCGCCCAGGCGTCGCAGCCGGTCGGCCTTGCGCCGGTCGATCGCCTCGAGGGGCGCGCCGAAGTCGGTCGAGGTGCGGGTCTTCACCTCACAGATCACCAGCACCCGGCCGTCGCGCAGGACGAGGTCGATCTCGCCCGCGTCGCAGCGCCAGTTGCGGTCGAGCACGACCATCCCGAGCCCGCTCAGGTGGCGCGCGGCGATGGCCTCGCCCCGGCGGCCGAGGCGACGGTTGTGCTCGGCCAACGGATCAGGGACGACGGGTGGTGCGGTCGGTCGGGTCACGGCGCTGGCCTTCCGGAGGTGCTGGATCGGGAAGCACCAGCACACCGCGGTCCACCGACGGCGCGGACCGGGTCGTCGTACCGCCTGTGGAGAGCGGTCGGAACGGGTCGCCTGTGGACGGAAAGTGGCCCGCGAACGCGGCCGGGTCAGTCCTTGAGGGGGTCGATCTCCTGCGGCGCGAGCTCCTCGACGTTGACGTCCTTGA
This genomic interval carries:
- a CDS encoding YifB family Mg chelatase-like AAA ATPase, producing MAFSTARSLALKGADGHVIDVQVDVSPGVPGTAIIGRVDKGLSEARDRVRMAINNDCGRWPATKRVTILLAPADLPKGGTHYDVAIAVAVLAADKQHQDLQPEHLAGWAFIGELSVSGGLRPVPGILPMVIAAAAHGIDRVFVPEPQAAEAALVPGMTVFGVRSLAQVSAVLRDVEVPEADPVVAPSASPLATWRGEDRLAELDLADLDGLDDVRYAVEVAAAGGHPTMLIGPRGTGKTSVAERIPSILPDLTTEQALEVTALHSVAGTLPEGSGLLHRPPWFAPHHSATAASVLGGGTGRVRPGQVSLAHHGVLFLDEFPHFRADVIEAMRQPMESGEVTIARGEESATYPARSLVVLAANPCPCGNFHGLSGGGCDCTEQQRAHYRRKLTGPILDRVDIWMEVRPQEHRRSTFLPEPETSADVRLRVAEARLRQARRYRHCPWLLNASCPGPVLAEHWPLEPDGQRLVDEALSAGTLTRRGMTRVQRLAWTVADCAGVDCPGVREADIALTLRSDDSSRSLPAHVVRMAS
- a CDS encoding YraN family protein, with product MTRPTAPPVVPDPLAEHNRRLGRRGEAIAARHLSGLGMVVLDRNWRCDAGEIDLVLRDGRVLVICEVKTRTSTDFGAPLEAIDRRKADRLRRLGARWLRVHDCHPDDVRVDLVGVLAPRGGPVEIEHVEGAG
- the dprA gene encoding DNA-processing protein DprA, with the translated sequence MSAAHLRSGSPVGDPAHPVPEADRLARVALSCAVEPGDGTTSALVLAMGAERALEKSLSAGPGDVGEMLAQRLAEVDPARQLDQAARCGIRFLVPGDPEWPTGLDALDDCITADGFGGTPPGLWVRGPMPLTELATSVAVVGSRAASVYGVEMTRSVCEHLALAGVPVVSGGALGIDFEAHDATLSADGVTAAVLACGVDRVYPAQNRLLLQHLAAEFAVVSEQPPGSAPTRPRFLARNRLIAAMTAGTVVVEAALRSGALNTAGWAESLSRRVMCVPGPVTSYTSKGVNNFLREGRGTVVTHGAEVLEQVGAAGEHLLDPPRGESRPRDDLTPTERQVVEWVPVSEPAPVDSIARRCGLPLRTTQGALRRLEAKEFVRQTDEGWRLVPDG